A section of the Chryseobacterium ginsenosidimutans genome encodes:
- a CDS encoding SH3 domain-containing protein, with translation MKSLFTVLFLLIIQTFSAQEEVYANGIFNFEENKTQKIFTDWSRIRQEPNVNSQILDSLQTNHPILIVKKDETTLMLGERSANWYKISYQKGDKTSEGYVWGGNLAVGYRNKNGYDFLFGLTKTVDKKDKQFNQNYKQNIAGIKVVEGKTLIDEVSFETGSGESLSYGTFTIESNHKLQNVEFALKATVSGEACGIASYDQYVFFKGKKLTALPQLMNVGDADVYYHTEEFVFPNDKGGIPNAFIFKMEEMEKDDKDREKKKWDSKTYLWDGNSYQLK, from the coding sequence ATGAAATCTTTATTCACTGTTTTATTTTTATTAATCATTCAGACTTTTTCAGCACAGGAAGAAGTTTACGCCAATGGGATTTTCAATTTTGAAGAAAATAAAACGCAGAAAATATTCACAGATTGGTCGAGAATTAGACAAGAACCCAACGTAAATTCTCAAATCTTGGATTCTCTACAAACTAATCATCCTATTTTGATTGTTAAGAAAGATGAAACGACTCTAATGTTGGGTGAAAGAAGTGCAAACTGGTACAAAATCTCTTATCAAAAAGGCGATAAAACTTCTGAAGGTTACGTTTGGGGTGGAAATCTGGCTGTTGGTTACAGAAATAAAAACGGATATGATTTTCTTTTCGGATTAACAAAAACTGTTGACAAAAAAGATAAGCAATTTAATCAAAACTATAAACAGAACATTGCAGGCATAAAAGTGGTTGAAGGAAAAACATTGATTGATGAGGTTTCGTTTGAAACAGGTTCGGGTGAAAGTTTGAGTTATGGAACTTTCACTATCGAAAGTAATCATAAACTGCAGAATGTAGAATTTGCTTTAAAAGCAACGGTTTCCGGCGAAGCTTGCGGAATTGCTAGTTATGACCAATATGTTTTTTTTAAAGGCAAAAAACTGACTGCTCTGCCTCAACTGATGAATGTTGGAGATGCTGATGTATATTATCACACCGAAGAGTTTGTTTTCCCCAATGATAAAGGCGGAATACCGAATGCTTTCATTTTTAAAATGGAAGAAATGGAAAAGGATGATAAAGACAGAGAAAAGAAAAAATGGGATTCAAAAACGTATCTCTGGGACGGAAATTCTTATCAATTGAAATAA